The following proteins come from a genomic window of Gimesia chilikensis:
- a CDS encoding carboxypeptidase regulatory-like domain-containing protein: protein MISSNFIESAWWLSGLLLTLSIKVLLLAAFVWAGLAIARVQSATWRHRAWLFCLVAMLGMPVLSFLAPAIPVSRLPLLAWMESWESSFSQLSEPATAPVTTAPVVSAPVVPASVEKQPASVPQSVPLSDLEPKRATPVPLQSSVGPRAAGQADMIQTPAVEPPGSTQPPSSLLSGGDLLVVTLALIYLAGSLVLALRLACSVWYCQRLVRRSQPVKLPAEVQGLVSSARVVQSAAVNVPLCQGIVNSTIILPEDWETWERSLLAMVLSHEAEHIRRRDPLVSFLAALGTIFYWFHPVSWRLQRTLSDLAEHACDDAVIGNAGERTDYARILLEMSSRVTPSGRRYQQLGVSMTRKPEIEDRIERVIDTARPLSERIGLKASTLLLVFIATVALVTAGLTIATTAQARAAEKTPPQEARQQLTGIVLTPAGQPVKNAEVRLRTYNKSKSRYDHRTTRTDDHGKFHFDHVLPGNNRIAAYWKNMASRQQRYQGLKVKPGDEVELKLAPANTLEVQVLKEADGRPVPEARVHFPWHDMQSDYATNAADTAVIHGLTPEEWTFEVLAKGYEKNTQTINLSGEETTRVTVKLKPGFTLYGTVRDEAGKPVPGAGIDARVPGDSSNRSGGYMKTDAKGRYRFETLPLQSLDLSVRKDGYEMISPRVNAIPRPMGERKFDITLPKRKTGGAIRGTITDAQGHPIAGARLSNMGRSSTQTRETTSNAQGKYQLEDLCDLFGRYEIVVQADGFAPQQLLVTPGAPPSPATYHVTMQPGRTIAGKVVDSDGKPLKGVWISYEGPDGHELNMRRSTKTNAQGEFTFDSLTQLAPLTFVLSGYSTITNRDFPAEENKPVVVTMKSEGILRGKVVDDSTGKPVTDYKVQITFSPIRKPNDPQGILSGARVMNGERIVNARGEFELRKFVQGMPLQVTIRADGYQKEVHVRVLARAASGAPMEEYRLTPLDPAMLHTFAGKVVTADGKPVPGVQLRLIAASMRRTGGRNEFPFNWAMVQNGNLKSVAQVAQFLSATTNAEGQFEFKNVNSSPDIELAYWGGGVAQGRLPGLERFDKKQRTTIVIKTQATGSLRGKVNRQRFKTISHITLSGEDTFYNATLSADGTTYEIKDVSPGTYQIQIYAPEQERLIGDRTSRGSDVVFRLPVKISAGEEQTANLGMEIPPPIQEMPAAKSEEPKPTAPPLGDQAIPQDKVRLAGQVMTPAGKGIPGARLWLPTSLRKSIIETRADDQGRFSILVPRKVIAEDKIHFVGTLWGFAPGHQIGTANVYRQLRELSRDPVALILGPATNTAFEVRDIYGKPIAGVRVDPWSYKIITLGASNTVPEPIRQLIGGVTDVQGNVKLPTCNRELLYSLLSTGEGYGEQQNRLPSLEQAPGIVPIVLKPTGRVLGTLSAETPVDFSGCIVYVDSESRGINSSKGTAYMETDASGQFSIPELAEGRYRIYARFPDDNMKLRAVIPDVIEVVAGKTTRATIPFKPTITARGIIQTMEEKTPISGAWISVRQGGRLNSQNAFSDKEGVYTAELIPGEEVGVQLISKPREYADWIQLGRILISDQVPAAAKEFQLPTIELAPTFPLAGKLIDAYDRPVGGATILAGTRGKSYSRATSDAEGKFTLQFPKDFRPEEYSIVLKERSPGSVTAKVVSESPLVLQLP from the coding sequence ATGATTTCATCGAACTTCATCGAATCTGCGTGGTGGCTTTCAGGGTTGCTGTTGACTCTCTCCATCAAGGTCTTACTGCTGGCTGCCTTCGTCTGGGCCGGGCTGGCTATCGCTCGCGTGCAAAGTGCGACCTGGCGTCATCGCGCCTGGTTGTTCTGCCTGGTCGCCATGCTGGGGATGCCTGTGCTCTCTTTTCTGGCGCCGGCCATTCCCGTTTCCAGACTCCCGTTGCTGGCCTGGATGGAGTCGTGGGAATCATCTTTTTCTCAACTGTCTGAGCCGGCAACAGCTCCCGTCACAACGGCACCAGTTGTTTCAGCACCAGTCGTACCTGCATCGGTCGAAAAGCAGCCAGCATCGGTGCCGCAGTCAGTCCCGTTATCTGACCTGGAGCCTAAACGGGCAACTCCGGTCCCCCTGCAGTCGTCCGTCGGTCCACGTGCAGCAGGTCAGGCAGACATGATACAAACTCCGGCAGTCGAACCTCCAGGCAGTACTCAGCCGCCTTCATCGTTGTTGTCGGGAGGCGATCTGCTGGTGGTGACCCTCGCTCTGATCTACCTCGCAGGCAGTCTGGTACTGGCGCTCCGCCTGGCCTGTTCGGTCTGGTATTGTCAACGACTGGTGCGACGCAGTCAGCCGGTGAAATTGCCGGCCGAGGTGCAGGGCCTGGTGAGCAGTGCGCGGGTGGTTCAGTCAGCCGCAGTGAACGTTCCCCTCTGTCAGGGAATCGTCAACTCAACCATTATTCTCCCGGAAGACTGGGAAACGTGGGAGCGATCGCTGTTGGCCATGGTGCTCTCCCATGAAGCAGAGCACATTCGACGACGCGACCCGCTCGTTTCATTCCTGGCAGCCTTGGGGACGATCTTTTACTGGTTCCATCCGGTCTCCTGGAGACTGCAGCGAACCCTGTCCGACCTGGCGGAGCATGCGTGCGACGATGCCGTGATTGGCAACGCCGGCGAACGCACTGATTACGCACGCATTCTGCTGGAAATGTCCAGCCGTGTCACACCCAGCGGTCGGCGTTATCAGCAACTGGGCGTCAGCATGACCCGCAAGCCCGAAATAGAGGATCGCATTGAGCGCGTGATTGATACAGCACGGCCGCTTTCAGAGCGAATCGGGCTCAAAGCGTCAACGCTGTTATTGGTTTTCATCGCGACAGTTGCTCTGGTCACAGCGGGGCTGACCATCGCTACGACAGCCCAGGCGCGCGCCGCAGAGAAAACGCCTCCCCAGGAAGCCAGACAGCAGTTGACAGGCATCGTTCTGACGCCAGCCGGCCAGCCGGTAAAGAATGCGGAAGTCCGTTTGAGAACCTACAACAAATCAAAGAGCAGGTACGACCATCGCACAACCCGCACCGATGACCATGGTAAATTTCATTTCGATCATGTATTGCCGGGAAATAACCGCATCGCCGCCTACTGGAAAAACATGGCCTCCCGCCAGCAACGTTATCAAGGCCTCAAGGTCAAGCCAGGGGATGAGGTTGAGCTCAAGTTGGCACCTGCCAACACCCTCGAAGTGCAGGTTCTGAAAGAAGCGGATGGGCGCCCCGTTCCCGAGGCGCGCGTGCATTTTCCCTGGCACGATATGCAGAGTGACTACGCTACCAATGCGGCAGACACGGCGGTGATTCACGGCTTAACTCCTGAAGAATGGACGTTTGAAGTCCTGGCCAAAGGTTACGAGAAAAATACGCAGACGATTAATCTGTCAGGTGAAGAGACGACCCGAGTCACAGTGAAACTGAAGCCGGGGTTTACCTTGTATGGAACGGTCCGCGACGAAGCCGGCAAGCCGGTTCCAGGTGCGGGCATCGACGCGCGGGTACCCGGTGACAGTTCAAATCGTTCCGGCGGGTACATGAAGACCGACGCTAAAGGGCGATACCGCTTTGAAACGCTTCCACTGCAATCTCTGGATCTGTCAGTCCGCAAGGATGGCTATGAGATGATCTCACCCCGGGTAAATGCAATTCCGCGCCCCATGGGAGAACGCAAGTTCGACATCACGCTGCCCAAACGCAAGACGGGAGGCGCCATTCGCGGGACGATTACGGATGCCCAGGGCCATCCCATCGCTGGTGCCAGACTCTCTAATATGGGGCGCTCGTCAACTCAAACGAGGGAAACAACTTCCAATGCCCAGGGAAAGTATCAGTTGGAGGACCTCTGTGACTTGTTCGGCCGCTATGAGATCGTTGTGCAGGCGGACGGCTTTGCTCCTCAACAACTCCTGGTTACACCGGGGGCTCCCCCATCACCAGCCACGTATCACGTCACCATGCAACCAGGGCGAACCATAGCCGGCAAAGTCGTCGATTCCGATGGGAAGCCCCTCAAGGGAGTCTGGATCTCTTACGAAGGTCCGGATGGCCATGAACTCAATATGCGGCGTTCTACCAAAACGAATGCACAAGGGGAGTTCACGTTCGATTCGCTCACGCAGTTGGCGCCGCTGACATTCGTCTTATCAGGCTATTCCACGATCACAAACCGGGATTTCCCGGCGGAAGAGAACAAGCCAGTCGTGGTGACGATGAAATCAGAAGGCATTCTGCGCGGCAAAGTCGTCGATGATAGTACCGGCAAGCCAGTCACTGACTACAAAGTGCAGATCACTTTTTCACCCATACGTAAGCCGAACGACCCCCAGGGGATCCTCAGCGGAGCACGCGTGATGAATGGAGAACGGATCGTCAATGCCAGGGGGGAATTCGAACTGCGGAAATTCGTGCAGGGCATGCCGCTGCAGGTGACGATTCGGGCCGATGGCTATCAGAAAGAAGTCCACGTCCGCGTTCTGGCACGTGCAGCATCTGGCGCCCCGATGGAAGAGTACCGCCTGACGCCTCTCGACCCCGCGATGCTGCACACATTCGCGGGGAAAGTGGTGACCGCTGATGGAAAGCCGGTTCCCGGAGTTCAGCTGCGTCTGATCGCTGCGAGTATGCGGCGAACGGGAGGGCGGAATGAATTTCCCTTCAACTGGGCCATGGTCCAGAACGGGAATCTCAAGTCTGTTGCCCAAGTCGCGCAGTTCCTGTCTGCGACAACCAATGCCGAGGGGCAGTTTGAATTCAAGAATGTGAATTCCAGCCCCGATATCGAACTGGCCTATTGGGGGGGCGGCGTGGCCCAGGGGCGTCTTCCCGGGTTGGAACGCTTCGATAAAAAACAACGGACGACGATTGTGATCAAGACGCAGGCGACGGGATCACTCCGGGGAAAAGTCAATCGTCAGCGGTTCAAGACCATCTCTCACATCACGTTGAGCGGCGAAGATACTTTTTATAATGCCACTCTTTCCGCCGACGGAACAACCTATGAAATCAAGGATGTATCCCCGGGTACCTACCAGATTCAGATCTACGCCCCGGAACAGGAACGCCTAATCGGCGACAGGACTTCTCGGGGCAGCGATGTCGTCTTCCGCCTGCCTGTGAAGATCAGTGCGGGTGAAGAACAGACAGCAAACCTGGGAATGGAAATACCGCCTCCCATACAAGAGATGCCTGCGGCCAAATCCGAGGAGCCCAAACCAACGGCTCCGCCTCTGGGCGATCAGGCCATTCCACAAGACAAAGTTCGCCTGGCGGGGCAGGTCATGACACCAGCCGGCAAAGGCATTCCCGGGGCCCGACTCTGGCTGCCCACCAGCTTACGTAAAAGCATTATCGAGACCCGAGCCGATGATCAGGGACGCTTTTCGATTCTTGTTCCACGTAAAGTAATAGCAGAGGATAAAATACATTTCGTTGGAACACTCTGGGGTTTTGCCCCAGGACATCAGATTGGTACTGCGAATGTATATCGGCAACTTCGCGAGCTTTCTCGCGATCCGGTCGCCCTGATTCTGGGACCAGCTACAAACACCGCATTTGAAGTCAGAGACATCTACGGAAAACCAATTGCAGGAGTTCGTGTTGATCCCTGGAGTTATAAAATCATCACCTTGGGCGCATCCAATACAGTCCCAGAGCCGATCAGGCAATTGATTGGTGGCGTGACAGACGTGCAGGGAAACGTCAAGCTGCCGACCTGCAATCGTGAGTTACTGTATTCTCTGCTTTCAACAGGAGAAGGGTATGGTGAACAACAGAACCGTCTGCCCAGCTTGGAACAAGCCCCGGGCATCGTGCCCATCGTCCTCAAACCGACAGGGCGTGTCCTGGGAACATTATCGGCGGAAACTCCGGTCGATTTCTCTGGCTGCATAGTCTATGTAGATTCGGAGAGCCGGGGCATTAACAGTAGTAAAGGAACAGCTTACATGGAAACTGACGCCAGTGGCCAGTTCTCCATTCCCGAATTGGCGGAGGGCCGTTATCGGATCTATGCTCGTTTTCCGGATGACAACATGAAATTGCGGGCGGTCATCCCCGATGTAATCGAAGTTGTTGCCGGGAAAACAACACGGGCGACGATCCCCTTCAAACCGACGATTACCGCCCGGGGAATCATTCAGACAATGGAAGAGAAAACGCCCATCTCCGGGGCTTGGATTTCTGTCAGACAAGGGGGCCGACTCAATTCTCAAAACGCTTTTTCTGACAAAGAAGGCGTCTACACTGCAGAATTGATTCCGGGAGAAGAGGTCGGGGTGCAATTAATCAGTAAGCCGCGTGAATACGCCGACTGGATCCAACTGGGGAGGATCTTGATTTCAGACCAGGTCCCCGCCGCCGCCAAAGAATTCCAACTGCCGACGATCGAACTGGCGCCGACCTTTCCTCTGGCTGG
- a CDS encoding BlaI/MecI/CopY family transcriptional regulator — MSSKEKPPLSDLENKVMSIVWNLQEATADQVRQQLEASQSLKDSTVRTILRRLETKGYVSHRVEGRTYIYAPRERSQNVAADAVRSIIERFCGGSIEALLVGMVDREVISPEKLEELAAKIAQQEKQTRPTDPGKSDRT; from the coding sequence ATGTCGTCCAAAGAAAAGCCCCCACTCAGCGACCTGGAAAACAAGGTCATGTCGATTGTCTGGAATCTCCAGGAAGCGACCGCCGATCAGGTTCGCCAGCAACTCGAAGCCAGCCAGTCTCTGAAAGACTCGACCGTACGCACGATTCTGCGTCGCCTCGAAACAAAAGGGTATGTCAGCCATCGCGTCGAGGGCCGTACTTATATCTACGCACCCCGGGAGCGTTCGCAAAACGTTGCGGCCGACGCGGTGCGATCGATTATTGAACGCTTTTGCGGCGGGTCGATCGAGGCCCTGCTGGTCGGCATGGTCGATCGGGAAGTCATTTCTCCGGAGAAACTGGAAGAACTGGCAGCCAAGATCGCGCAACAGGAGAAGCAAACCAGGCCCACGGATCCGGGAAAGTCGGACCGAACTTGA
- a CDS encoding BlaI/MecI/CopY family transcriptional regulator — MRPKQYHVTDTELLVLQVLWDRGEATTREVCDEIYPDGSTSQYYTVQKLLERLEKRNCVQRDRSQRVHVFTAAIDRETLIQERLRGLSDTLCGGSIIPMLTGLIQMRRWTASEQEELRDLLDQVAPRQSPND; from the coding sequence ATGCGACCGAAGCAATATCATGTGACGGATACCGAGCTGCTGGTCTTACAGGTTCTGTGGGATCGTGGTGAGGCGACGACGCGCGAAGTTTGTGATGAAATCTATCCGGACGGCTCGACTTCGCAATATTACACAGTCCAGAAATTACTGGAGCGACTCGAAAAGCGGAACTGCGTGCAACGCGACCGGAGTCAACGCGTGCATGTCTTCACAGCCGCCATTGACCGAGAAACTTTGATTCAGGAACGCCTGCGGGGACTGTCAGATACTTTGTGTGGCGGATCCATCATTCCAATGCTGACCGGCTTGATCCAGATGCGTCGCTGGACCGCTTCCGAGCAGGAGGAACTGCGCGATCTGCTGGATCAGGTGGCCCCCCGTCAGTCCCCCAACGACTAA
- a CDS encoding M56 family metallopeptidase, which produces MWFESATQVILSILTVAAVLCLIAELFSRMTRQRWPAIEHALWMVVLLRLVIPPFLPLGVPGFPSASMTPSQSAIPNISIANTSPADYPTDIKPGEAEIRQLEDAERFPDPGAANTQVASADTVASASKPESKPPLVKQQAKLSTAQPPALRSSAAMPGQTQPAAGATTVHPRDAALWNASPIAWSLCVLWAVGSLIVLLRALLSIRAFTKLLPLSEPVTPEIQSAVEAIAARTGLRKVPTVRMLQATVPPLVWSGIWRVQVVLPAELSVLQESTTRNLLLAHEFSHLRRRDYLIRWLELAATVIWWWCPLVWLTRSRLRAAEETACDAQVLTLWPESAEEYTRAIVETAGFVAQAQFQTQLATGGTGSIRQLKSRLRLIESRRLRSHSAFARTSLILVLAALSSPLLLVGRTVSQTPPPQTAQTNPDEPSRQSSAADSNSSAKTVPPVTPELRGAPHTALPPECRPSYNSYAVLSPDGLQIAFTGRSTGPNGKTKYGLFCFDRSTRRTRCLIENRLNTRAAWSPDSKKLAIGNSSGKSIRFPLLVVDVQTGDIDETGAQGAGAAWSPDGRYIAVSTQFTRGSSWVGGIPADGRIGIWDTQTREMNYVSPPGINQSDRDLRYLFVTGGVHPIWSDNGEWISWTQLTHDPLPGSDHNRKAEIWAARINGTSLQRVFKKSRSATWLPHRLILKDEKTDQHAAVQESESTVSKDWPALPLELRKMLTEQKAASRRVAEFNPEVVLKANRLWQNPELGGVQSIEFMHRMSPERLDERFQWDQAGTFQVEVVNREDRSDVYGTGWTVIKLPDGSSFMAANAQAYPRYRSAEEIMQEQRFNKLSARELVRRDMLRHLSGTRLNFTAIDWGRNPNDYIVADYQQDDKHRLIDVRPVPYARRRAKLNAGAMFETTSWAYMHDVAATRSLLTIDDRNRIVREVAFIDENVVAEIDLTDWITTDTGQQAPRQIKINFPEEGFHVDQRFQVTPEGLWILTSGTSHFPGKPAQKEEIVDLKINAGSKALQAAVQQARKRHQEMTARTESKNKVALRGLTPFELGATYTFQGTPDSEQSQFRPVSLKWMPVNKSLSKPGEWTGAVTAPTVELSFPSLNHNTLDSDTNLMLVLYDEDKLPLYSATVPESAVIASNRPADQVLKPILDQQKLWLHSQETPLPKATYQFCYKNEQGPRELPSDNPMIGRGIALTLALDSLRSHPERWKIPIQFSANWNGRPVKVLGLNGPQFEHRFGSGLAYQSGRASYQGGYFKTTGRDLVLVVDAETGFPLVERSAGMEIQFRDYVEAAPGQFVPLRILCKIADSGLDLRFQVLDGKLWLFDREANQDNQSDVFVSDILIDGQVPQQVVQSQAPDSTRKLPWFPWDELTARAPIQTGDQLSASIATYTKPWTHPSWTTLGDVRVESAPDNTQLMRCSLRSYPSLGIARYWTLTRFSGETAEPLTCAETLVKREQREVAVVPFQLDQTSLVPPPVFDAASPDRRGALGGSASSETRVRSFSIHRDQQQRAVITPEILSTTYYTGQTVRITGVLLRDGTVVASGTSSDSFRTYQTPVSSQQSRILLQNSDRQTGTSLLLGHRSVVTSAPVGSTWGMFTGFHFQDFPPEDLLASRYAEIREIGLQGIYFKHVREIERQFRRDGHSQRLHREMKNYRDGLQQILSGKQDDVPAAIALACRLAGFSESTAFQAPLQGLLHDPSQNVRDSAAIGLGLLGQADAIDRLRELAAQPEPDQETVTDQLERYTRQHATWALKRCGK; this is translated from the coding sequence ATGTGGTTCGAGTCAGCTACCCAGGTTATTCTGAGCATTTTGACAGTCGCTGCCGTTCTGTGCCTGATCGCAGAATTATTCAGCCGCATGACTCGGCAACGCTGGCCTGCGATCGAACATGCACTCTGGATGGTCGTCCTGCTCAGGCTGGTCATCCCCCCCTTTCTGCCGCTGGGGGTTCCCGGATTTCCCTCTGCGAGCATGACACCGTCTCAGTCAGCTATCCCGAACATTTCCATCGCGAATACCAGTCCCGCTGACTATCCAACCGACATCAAACCTGGAGAGGCTGAAATCCGACAGCTGGAGGATGCTGAGCGTTTTCCTGATCCTGGAGCCGCGAATACACAGGTAGCTTCCGCTGACACAGTTGCATCGGCCAGTAAACCGGAGAGTAAACCTCCGCTTGTGAAACAGCAGGCGAAGTTATCTACTGCACAGCCCCCCGCGCTACGTTCCTCTGCCGCTATGCCTGGTCAGACTCAACCTGCTGCAGGCGCGACTACTGTGCATCCCCGGGATGCTGCTCTCTGGAATGCGTCTCCCATTGCCTGGAGTTTATGCGTCCTCTGGGCAGTTGGTTCTCTGATCGTGCTGCTCAGAGCCCTGCTCTCCATTCGGGCTTTTACGAAACTGCTCCCCCTTTCAGAGCCTGTCACTCCGGAAATTCAGTCTGCTGTGGAAGCGATTGCCGCCCGCACCGGTCTGCGAAAGGTGCCGACCGTCCGGATGCTGCAAGCCACGGTCCCGCCCCTGGTCTGGTCGGGAATCTGGCGAGTCCAGGTCGTTTTACCTGCAGAGCTTTCGGTTCTGCAGGAATCAACAACCCGCAACCTGCTGCTGGCCCATGAGTTTTCCCATCTCCGCAGACGTGATTATCTCATCCGCTGGCTGGAACTGGCTGCGACCGTGATCTGGTGGTGGTGTCCGCTGGTCTGGTTGACCCGTTCCCGTCTCCGCGCCGCCGAGGAGACGGCCTGCGATGCCCAGGTACTCACACTCTGGCCTGAGAGTGCTGAGGAATATACCCGCGCCATTGTAGAAACGGCTGGATTTGTGGCTCAGGCACAGTTTCAGACCCAGTTGGCAACCGGCGGTACGGGTTCCATTCGGCAACTGAAATCCCGCTTGCGACTGATCGAATCCCGGCGTCTGCGCTCCCACTCAGCCTTTGCCAGGACTTCGCTGATCCTGGTCCTGGCGGCGCTGAGCAGTCCGCTGCTGCTGGTGGGCAGAACGGTCAGCCAGACGCCCCCACCTCAAACCGCGCAAACAAATCCGGACGAGCCCTCCCGACAATCTTCTGCTGCGGACTCCAACTCATCAGCGAAAACTGTCCCACCAGTCACCCCGGAATTGCGCGGGGCACCCCACACCGCTTTACCGCCGGAGTGTCGGCCCAGTTACAACTCTTATGCAGTTCTTTCGCCTGATGGTCTACAGATTGCCTTTACAGGCAGATCTACCGGCCCGAATGGTAAGACCAAATACGGGTTGTTCTGTTTTGACAGATCGACCAGGAGAACCCGTTGCCTGATCGAGAATCGACTGAATACCAGGGCTGCCTGGTCTCCGGATTCGAAAAAGCTGGCCATTGGTAATTCTTCCGGCAAGAGTATTCGCTTTCCACTGCTTGTGGTTGATGTGCAGACAGGAGACATTGATGAAACCGGGGCCCAAGGTGCAGGCGCTGCCTGGTCGCCTGACGGTCGGTATATTGCTGTCTCCACTCAATTTACCAGAGGGAGTTCCTGGGTGGGGGGCATCCCCGCCGACGGTCGGATTGGCATCTGGGACACGCAAACCCGTGAAATGAACTATGTCAGTCCCCCCGGGATCAACCAGTCTGACCGCGATCTGAGATATCTGTTCGTCACCGGAGGCGTGCATCCCATCTGGTCAGACAATGGAGAATGGATTTCCTGGACTCAACTCACGCATGATCCTCTGCCCGGCAGTGATCACAACAGGAAAGCCGAAATCTGGGCTGCTCGTATCAATGGAACTTCGTTACAGCGGGTTTTCAAAAAATCGCGGTCTGCGACGTGGTTACCTCACCGGCTGATTCTGAAAGATGAGAAAACGGATCAGCATGCAGCTGTCCAGGAGTCGGAAAGCACTGTTTCGAAAGACTGGCCTGCCCTGCCCCTTGAACTTCGGAAAATGCTGACGGAGCAGAAAGCCGCTTCCCGGAGAGTCGCTGAATTCAATCCGGAAGTCGTCCTCAAAGCCAACCGTCTCTGGCAGAACCCGGAACTGGGCGGGGTCCAGTCCATCGAGTTCATGCATCGGATGTCCCCCGAACGACTCGATGAACGATTTCAATGGGATCAGGCAGGAACATTCCAGGTAGAAGTTGTCAACCGTGAGGATCGTTCTGATGTTTATGGAACTGGCTGGACGGTGATTAAACTTCCCGACGGTTCATCCTTTATGGCTGCGAACGCGCAGGCCTATCCGCGGTATCGCTCGGCTGAAGAGATCATGCAAGAACAACGTTTCAACAAGCTCTCCGCCCGGGAACTGGTGCGACGTGATATGCTGAGGCATCTCTCCGGTACCCGTTTGAATTTCACGGCGATCGACTGGGGGCGGAACCCGAATGATTATATCGTTGCCGATTATCAACAGGACGACAAGCACCGTTTGATCGATGTCCGGCCGGTCCCTTATGCTCGCCGACGGGCGAAGCTTAATGCGGGTGCCATGTTTGAGACAACCTCCTGGGCTTACATGCATGACGTGGCTGCGACCCGGTCTCTGTTGACCATCGATGACCGGAACCGCATCGTTCGCGAAGTCGCCTTTATTGATGAAAATGTGGTTGCAGAAATCGATCTGACAGACTGGATCACCACAGATACAGGTCAGCAGGCCCCCCGGCAGATTAAGATCAACTTTCCCGAAGAAGGTTTTCACGTCGACCAGCGTTTTCAAGTCACACCGGAGGGGCTCTGGATCTTAACCAGCGGCACTTCCCATTTTCCGGGGAAGCCCGCGCAGAAAGAAGAAATCGTTGATTTGAAAATCAACGCCGGGTCCAAAGCGTTGCAGGCTGCGGTGCAACAGGCACGCAAGCGACATCAGGAGATGACAGCCAGGACGGAATCCAAAAACAAGGTGGCGCTGCGAGGGCTGACCCCCTTCGAACTGGGTGCGACGTATACGTTCCAAGGAACACCGGATTCAGAACAGAGTCAATTCCGGCCGGTGTCGCTCAAATGGATGCCGGTGAACAAGTCGCTCAGCAAACCGGGCGAATGGACGGGGGCTGTGACGGCCCCGACTGTGGAACTCAGTTTTCCGTCTCTGAACCACAACACGCTCGACAGTGACACCAATTTAATGCTGGTGCTGTATGACGAAGATAAGCTCCCCTTGTATTCAGCGACGGTTCCCGAATCAGCCGTGATTGCCAGCAACCGCCCTGCCGATCAGGTATTGAAGCCAATTCTGGATCAACAGAAACTCTGGCTACATTCTCAAGAGACGCCGCTCCCCAAGGCCACATACCAGTTTTGTTACAAAAACGAACAAGGACCGCGGGAACTCCCCAGTGACAACCCGATGATCGGACGTGGCATTGCATTGACACTGGCACTGGACAGTCTCCGCAGTCATCCTGAGCGCTGGAAAATACCAATCCAGTTTTCTGCGAACTGGAACGGTCGCCCGGTGAAGGTACTGGGCTTGAACGGCCCTCAATTTGAACACAGGTTTGGTTCAGGTCTCGCTTATCAATCCGGCCGTGCTTCCTATCAAGGAGGGTATTTCAAAACAACGGGCAGAGACCTGGTCCTGGTCGTCGACGCTGAAACCGGCTTTCCCCTGGTGGAACGGTCTGCTGGCATGGAAATTCAGTTCCGGGACTACGTGGAAGCCGCTCCGGGACAGTTTGTCCCCCTGCGGATCCTCTGTAAGATCGCAGATTCCGGGTTGGACCTGCGTTTTCAGGTGCTCGACGGAAAACTATGGCTGTTTGATCGGGAAGCAAACCAGGACAATCAGTCTGACGTCTTTGTCAGCGATATTTTGATCGACGGTCAGGTCCCTCAGCAGGTGGTGCAATCTCAAGCCCCCGATTCGACCAGAAAACTCCCCTGGTTCCCCTGGGACGAACTGACAGCACGAGCGCCAATTCAGACGGGAGACCAGCTTTCCGCCTCCATCGCCACTTATACGAAGCCCTGGACTCACCCCTCATGGACCACCCTGGGGGATGTTCGTGTGGAATCGGCACCAGACAACACGCAGTTAATGCGCTGCAGCCTGCGGTCGTATCCGTCACTGGGAATTGCCCGCTACTGGACGTTGACAAGGTTTTCCGGGGAAACAGCTGAGCCACTGACGTGCGCTGAGACCCTGGTCAAAAGGGAACAGCGTGAGGTCGCAGTCGTTCCCTTTCAACTTGATCAGACGAGCCTTGTGCCCCCGCCCGTCTTCGATGCTGCTTCACCAGACAGACGCGGGGCCCTGGGAGGATCGGCATCATCGGAAACGCGGGTGAGGTCATTTTCTATTCACCGCGATCAGCAACAACGGGCAGTCATCACACCAGAGATCCTGAGCACAACCTATTACACGGGACAGACGGTCCGCATCACCGGCGTACTGCTACGCGATGGGACCGTGGTAGCTTCAGGTACCAGTTCAGATTCATTCCGCACATACCAAACTCCCGTCAGCTCCCAGCAGTCTCGGATTCTTTTGCAGAATTCCGACCGCCAGACAGGCACGTCGCTCCTGCTGGGCCACCGCTCGGTCGTAACCAGTGCGCCCGTGGGGAGTACATGGGGAATGTTTACTGGCTTCCATTTCCAGGATTTCCCACCAGAGGATTTACTTGCAAGTCGATATGCAGAAATCAGGGAGATTGGTCTGCAGGGCATTTACTTTAAACACGTGAGAGAAATCGAACGACAATTCCGGCGGGACGGACACAGCCAGAGGCTTCACAGAGAAATGAAAAACTACCGGGATGGGCTGCAGCAGATTCTCAGCGGCAAGCAGGACGATGTTCCGGCTGCGATTGCACTGGCCTGTCGACTGGCCGGGTTTTCCGAGAGTACAGCCTTCCAGGCACCACTGCAAGGCCTGCTGCATGATCCATCACAAAACGTGCGGGATTCTGCTGCCATCGGACTTGGATTGCTGGGCCAGGCAGATGCGATCGACCGATTGCGAGAGCTGGCTGCCCAACCGGAACCTGACCAGGAAACGGTGACAGACCAATTAGAGCGTTATACCAGGCAACATGCCACGTGGGCCTTAAAACGCTGCGGAAAATAA